In one window of Campylobacter hepaticus DNA:
- a CDS encoding Sua5/YciO/YrdC/YwlC family protein, giving the protein MIYLAQTDTTVGFLSKNLEEINALKGRAKDQPCLITCAKFCELKNFTRIPNKFKNLIRRSKKTTFIYPNNQAIRIVKECKHAQFLEINGYFYSSSANKHGQKFDEVWARSIADIVIDESFFENIPSKIIKLNRKRFKKLR; this is encoded by the coding sequence ATGATTTATTTAGCGCAAACAGATACTACAGTAGGATTTTTAAGTAAAAATTTAGAAGAAATTAATGCTTTAAAAGGCAGGGCTAAAGATCAGCCTTGTTTAATTACTTGTGCAAAATTTTGTGAGTTGAAAAATTTTACAAGAATTCCAAATAAATTTAAAAATTTAATACGCCGTTCTAAAAAAACAACTTTTATTTATCCAAATAACCAAGCTATTCGTATAGTTAAAGAATGTAAACACGCGCAATTTTTAGAAATAAATGGTTATTTTTATTCAAGTTCTGCAAATAAGCATGGACAAAAATTTGATGAGGTTTGGGCTAGAAGTATAGCAGATATAGTGATTGATGAGAGTTTTTTTGAAAACATCCCATCAAAAATAATCAAACTCAATCGTAAAAGATTTAAAAAGCTTCGTTAG
- a CDS encoding rod shape-determining protein: protein MILDQLVGFFSSDMGIDLGTANTLVLVKDKGIVINEPSVVAVEREKYGSKAKILAVGKEAKDMVGKTPGNIEAIRPMKDGVIADFDMTEKMIRYFIEKTHRRKSFLRPRIIISVPYGLTQVERKAVRESALSAGAREVFLIEEPMAAAIGASLPIQEPKGNLVVDIGGGTTEIGVISLGGLVISKSIRTAGDKLDMSIVNYVKEKYNLIIGERTGEEIKITIGSAIQLPKELSMVVKGRDQVSGLLSRIELTSEDVREAMREYLKEIADALKMVLEMMPPDLASDIVENGVVLTGGGALIRGLDKYLSEIVRLPVYIADEPLLAVAKGTGKALEEISLLQQLTNEE from the coding sequence ATGATATTAGATCAGCTTGTAGGATTTTTTTCTAGTGATATGGGGATTGATTTAGGAACAGCTAACACTCTTGTTTTGGTAAAAGATAAAGGTATAGTAATTAATGAACCTTCTGTAGTGGCTGTTGAAAGAGAAAAATATGGTTCTAAAGCTAAAATTTTAGCTGTAGGCAAAGAAGCTAAGGATATGGTAGGAAAAACTCCAGGTAATATTGAAGCTATCCGTCCTATGAAAGATGGTGTTATTGCAGATTTTGATATGACAGAAAAAATGATTCGTTATTTTATAGAAAAAACACACCGTAGAAAAAGCTTTTTACGTCCTAGAATTATTATTTCTGTGCCTTATGGTTTAACTCAAGTAGAAAGAAAAGCTGTACGAGAGAGTGCTTTAAGTGCAGGCGCTAGAGAAGTGTTTTTGATTGAAGAGCCTATGGCAGCAGCAATTGGGGCTAGCTTGCCTATACAAGAACCTAAAGGAAATTTGGTTGTAGATATTGGTGGAGGAACAACTGAAATTGGAGTTATTTCTTTAGGTGGACTTGTAATATCTAAATCTATTCGTACTGCTGGTGATAAACTAGATATGAGTATAGTAAATTATGTTAAAGAAAAATATAATCTTATTATAGGTGAAAGAACTGGTGAAGAGATTAAAATTACCATAGGATCTGCTATTCAGCTTCCAAAAGAACTTTCTATGGTAGTTAAAGGTCGTGATCAAGTAAGCGGGCTTTTAAGTCGTATTGAACTTACAAGTGAAGATGTAAGAGAGGCTATGCGTGAATATTTAAAAGAAATAGCGGATGCTTTAAAAATGGTGCTTGAAATGATGCCGCCTGATTTAGCAAGTGATATAGTAGAAAATGGTGTGGTTTTAACTGGAGGAGGAGCACTAATTCGTGGGCTTGATAAATATTTATCTGAAATTGTACGTTTGCCAGTTTATATTGCAGATGAGCCGCTTTTAGCTGTAGCAAAAGGAACGGGTAAAGCTTTGGAGGAAATTTCATTATTGCAACAATTGACTAATGAAGAATAA
- the serB gene encoding phosphoserine phosphatase SerB produces MIKLCIFDFDSTLMDGETIDILAAAYSKDQQISKITHLAMNGELDFFESLQQRVSLLKGMAYEKVLQISSALPLMQGAQCLVEYLHSKNIQTVIFSGGFHEGINPAMQKLGIKIGFANYLHHKNGILTGLVGGEMMFSNSKGLMLQRLKNFLNLKSEEVMCVGDGANDIAMFNESGLKIAFCAKEILRSKADICIDIKNLKEIIKAI; encoded by the coding sequence ATGATTAAACTCTGCATTTTTGACTTTGATTCCACCTTAATGGATGGCGAAACAATTGATATTTTAGCCGCAGCATATAGCAAGGATCAACAAATCAGTAAAATCACCCACCTTGCTATGAATGGAGAACTTGATTTTTTTGAAAGTCTTCAACAAAGAGTAAGTCTATTAAAAGGTATGGCTTATGAAAAAGTCTTACAAATAAGCTCCGCACTTCCCTTAATGCAAGGAGCTCAATGCCTTGTTGAATATCTTCATTCTAAAAACATACAAACTGTTATTTTTAGCGGAGGTTTTCATGAGGGTATAAATCCTGCTATGCAAAAACTTGGGATAAAAATAGGCTTTGCAAACTATTTACATCATAAAAATGGAATATTAACAGGATTAGTTGGCGGAGAAATGATGTTTTCTAATTCAAAAGGTTTAATGTTGCAAAGACTAAAAAATTTTTTAAATTTAAAAAGCGAAGAAGTCATGTGTGTTGGTGATGGGGCTAATGATATCGCAATGTTTAACGAAAGTGGTTTAAAAATTGCATTTTGTGCTAAAGAAATCTTACGATCAAAAGCTGATATTTGCATAGATATAAAAAATTTAAAAGAAATAATAAAGGCAATATAA
- a CDS encoding transaldolase, which produces MKKFSLWCDFIENSFLDNEFLNLLSHGINGATSNPAIFKNAILNSPIYKDKILKLKGKKAKEIYEELAICDIQKAADKLAPLFYQGNDGFISIEIDPRLHDNTLSSLGEAKRLYTRIAKENVMIKIPATHASYEVMYELMKNGISVNATLIFSLEQSQKCFEVLNSGLIEFRKKNINKRKDPQGVISIFVSRFDKFLNAKATEENRIGILNANLLYNNIVCKNEANIRALFASTGVKEEKLAKDYYIKELLFENSVNTAPLDAIQAFNTEFEFKKPLMNFEIYTELNRIILQDERERAHSVLLKDGLEQFCIAFEEILQALS; this is translated from the coding sequence ATGAAAAAATTTTCTCTTTGGTGTGATTTTATAGAAAATAGTTTTTTAGATAATGAATTTTTAAATTTATTGTCTCATGGTATTAATGGTGCTACATCAAATCCTGCTATTTTTAAAAATGCCATTTTAAATTCTCCTATTTATAAAGATAAAATCCTTAAATTAAAAGGTAAAAAAGCAAAAGAAATTTACGAAGAATTAGCAATTTGTGACATTCAAAAAGCCGCTGACAAACTTGCTCCTTTATTTTATCAAGGTAATGATGGTTTTATAAGCATTGAAATTGATCCACGACTTCATGATAATACCTTATCAAGCTTAGGCGAAGCAAAAAGACTATATACCCGTATAGCAAAAGAAAATGTTATGATAAAAATACCAGCAACCCATGCATCTTATGAAGTTATGTATGAATTAATGAAAAATGGTATTAGTGTCAATGCTACTTTAATTTTTTCACTAGAACAAAGTCAAAAATGTTTTGAAGTTTTAAATTCAGGTTTAATAGAATTTAGAAAAAAGAATATCAATAAAAGAAAAGATCCACAAGGTGTTATTAGTATCTTTGTAAGTCGCTTTGATAAATTTTTAAATGCTAAAGCTACAGAAGAAAACCGCATAGGAATTTTAAATGCTAATTTACTCTATAATAATATTGTATGCAAAAATGAAGCAAATATTCGTGCTTTATTTGCAAGCACAGGGGTTAAAGAAGAAAAATTAGCAAAAGATTATTATATCAAAGAACTTCTTTTTGAAAATAGCGTAAATACTGCTCCACTTGATGCTATACAAGCATTTAACACAGAATTTGAATTTAAAAAACCTTTAATGAATTTTGAAATTTATACAGAACTTAACCGCATCATTTTACAAGATGAAAGAGAAAGAGCCCATAGCGTATTATTAAAAGATGGCTTAGAACAATTTTGTATAGCTTTTGAAGAAATTTTACAAGCTTTAAGCTAA
- the mreC gene encoding rod shape-determining protein MreC has product MKNKIFYVLILAFLVFISFYYGGLVKQNVLRINDLVISNFYNIKDYLGESISQHFNQIEQIQKLKIRNKELEDIAVKVTSFANQLNRILEDQNSTKYLPQVSLTRVISYVQLNDYKKLWLDWNKIPITKNRGLIYQGYTAGIAINKNGRAMALLQGDDQCVFSVYIGKLKAPGLIQGEDGKLMVKFIPKWAKINIGDEILTSGLDNIFFSDIPVGIVSKINDEDMYQSVEVKPYIQISIPNYLYVVDSL; this is encoded by the coding sequence ATGAAGAATAAGATTTTTTATGTTCTTATTTTAGCCTTTTTGGTTTTTATATCCTTTTATTATGGGGGGCTTGTTAAGCAAAATGTTCTTCGTATTAATGATCTTGTTATAAGTAATTTTTATAATATTAAAGATTATTTAGGAGAATCTATTTCGCAACATTTTAATCAAATTGAGCAAATTCAAAAATTAAAAATAAGAAATAAAGAATTAGAAGATATTGCTGTAAAAGTAACTAGTTTTGCAAATCAATTAAATCGTATTTTAGAGGATCAAAATTCTACAAAATATTTACCTCAAGTTTCTTTAACTCGAGTTATTTCTTATGTGCAATTAAATGATTATAAGAAATTATGGTTAGACTGGAATAAGATTCCTATTACTAAAAATCGTGGATTAATTTATCAAGGTTATACTGCAGGTATAGCTATTAATAAAAATGGTAGGGCTATGGCATTATTACAAGGAGATGACCAGTGTGTTTTTTCTGTATACATAGGAAAACTTAAAGCTCCAGGTTTAATTCAAGGTGAAGATGGTAAGCTTATGGTTAAATTTATTCCAAAATGGGCAAAAATCAATATAGGGGATGAAATTTTAACTAGTGGACTTGATAATATTTTCTTTTCGGATATACCAGTAGGTATTGTGAGTAAGATTAATGATGAAGATATGTATCAAAGTGTTGAAGTAAAACCTTATATTCAAATTAGTATTCCAAATTATTTATATGTAGTTGATAGTTTATAA
- a CDS encoding hybrid sensor histidine kinase/response regulator, with protein sequence MEDMQEILEDFLVEAFELVEQIDHDLVELESNPEDLELLNRIFRVAHTVKGSSSFLNFNVLTKLTHHMEDVLNKARHGELKITPDIMDVVLESIDRMKTLLNCIRDNGNDSAIDMDIEPICQRLTAISEGESPSTTDTSNETVTSEVDTPSPKEETPQQVDVDVNQLSDSEVEAEIERLLKVRKAEDQARRAQKKQTAKNTTPKPNTTKNADNNEKKVPTSGSNNASSMDQTIRVEVKRLDHLMNLIGELVLGKNRLLKIYDDVEERYEGEKFLEELNQVVSQLSIITTDVQLAVMKTRMQPIAKVFNKFPRVVRDLSRELGKQIELEITGEETELDKSIVEEIGDPIMHMIRNSCDHGIEDPATRAANGKPEKGIVQLKAYNEGNHIVVEITDDGKGLDPNALKVKAIEKNLITEREADQMTDKEAFALIFKPGFSTAAKVTNVSGRGVGMDVVKTNIEKLNGVIEIDSEIDKGSSFKLKIPLTLAIIQSLLVGTQEEFYAIPLASVLETVRVPIDDIYTIEGKNVLRLRDEVLSLVRLSDVFGVKQVLESGDQTYVVVIGVAESKLGIIVDTLVGQEEIVIKSMGDYLQNIQGIAGATIRGDGRVTLIIDVGAMMDMAKEIKVDIKAQLESSAKKPKEQASDYKVLIVDDSKMDRTLMQKALEPLGVSLIEATNGVEALNIIKSGEHDIDAMLIDIEMPRMDGYTLAGEIRKYSKYRSLPLIAVTSRTSKTDRLRGVEVGMTEYITKPYSPEYLENVVRKNLKLG encoded by the coding sequence ATGGAAGATATGCAAGAAATACTTGAAGACTTTTTGGTTGAAGCTTTTGAGCTTGTTGAGCAAATCGACCATGACTTAGTAGAACTTGAATCCAATCCAGAAGATTTAGAATTACTAAATAGAATTTTCCGTGTTGCTCATACAGTTAAAGGATCATCAAGTTTTTTAAATTTCAATGTTTTAACAAAATTAACGCATCACATGGAAGATGTTTTAAATAAAGCAAGACATGGAGAATTAAAAATCACTCCAGATATCATGGATGTTGTTTTAGAATCTATTGATAGAATGAAAACATTGCTTAATTGTATTCGTGATAATGGTAATGATAGTGCTATTGATATGGATATAGAACCAATATGCCAAAGACTTACTGCAATTTCAGAAGGAGAATCTCCAAGCACAACAGATACTTCAAATGAAACTGTTACTTCAGAAGTTGACACACCAAGTCCAAAAGAAGAAACACCTCAACAAGTTGATGTAGATGTTAATCAATTAAGCGATTCTGAAGTTGAAGCAGAGATAGAAAGACTTTTAAAAGTTAGAAAGGCTGAAGATCAAGCCCGCCGTGCACAAAAAAAACAAACTGCAAAAAACACAACACCTAAACCAAATACAACTAAAAATGCAGACAATAACGAGAAAAAAGTTCCTACCTCAGGAAGCAATAATGCTAGCAGTATGGATCAAACCATACGTGTAGAAGTAAAAAGACTAGACCACTTAATGAATCTCATTGGCGAGCTTGTTTTAGGTAAAAACCGCTTACTTAAAATTTATGATGATGTTGAAGAACGCTATGAGGGTGAAAAATTTCTTGAAGAACTAAATCAAGTTGTAAGTCAATTAAGTATTATTACTACTGATGTACAACTTGCTGTTATGAAAACAAGAATGCAACCTATTGCAAAAGTTTTCAACAAATTCCCAAGAGTTGTACGTGACTTAAGTCGCGAACTTGGAAAACAAATTGAACTTGAAATCACTGGTGAAGAAACCGAACTTGATAAATCTATTGTAGAAGAAATTGGGGATCCTATTATGCACATGATTCGTAATTCATGCGATCATGGTATTGAAGATCCAGCAACTCGTGCTGCTAATGGCAAACCTGAAAAAGGTATAGTTCAATTAAAAGCTTATAATGAAGGTAATCATATTGTTGTTGAAATCACAGATGATGGTAAAGGACTTGATCCTAATGCTCTGAAAGTAAAAGCTATAGAAAAAAATTTGATCACAGAAAGAGAAGCAGATCAAATGACAGATAAAGAAGCCTTTGCTTTAATTTTCAAACCCGGCTTTTCAACAGCAGCTAAAGTCACTAATGTTTCAGGCCGAGGTGTGGGTATGGATGTTGTTAAAACCAATATCGAAAAACTCAATGGAGTTATAGAAATTGATAGTGAAATAGACAAAGGAAGCTCATTTAAACTCAAAATTCCTCTTACTTTAGCAATCATTCAATCCTTGCTTGTTGGAACACAAGAAGAATTTTATGCTATTCCACTTGCAAGTGTTCTTGAAACGGTTAGAGTGCCAATTGATGATATTTATACCATAGAAGGTAAAAATGTATTGCGCTTAAGAGATGAAGTTCTTTCTCTTGTAAGACTTTCAGATGTATTTGGCGTAAAACAAGTACTTGAAAGTGGCGATCAAACCTATGTTGTTGTTATAGGGGTAGCTGAAAGTAAACTAGGTATCATTGTAGATACGCTTGTTGGACAAGAAGAAATTGTAATAAAATCTATGGGAGATTATTTACAAAATATTCAAGGCATAGCTGGAGCCACAATACGTGGCGATGGTAGAGTAACGCTTATTATTGATGTAGGTGCTATGATGGATATGGCTAAAGAAATCAAAGTTGATATTAAAGCACAATTAGAATCAAGTGCAAAAAAACCTAAAGAACAAGCAAGTGATTATAAAGTTTTAATTGTAGATGATTCTAAAATGGATAGAACACTTATGCAAAAAGCTTTAGAACCTTTAGGAGTGAGCTTAATCGAAGCAACTAATGGAGTTGAGGCTCTTAATATAATCAAATCAGGTGAACATGATATTGATGCAATGCTTATTGACATTGAAATGCCAAGAATGGATGGCTATACTTTAGCAGGTGAAATTAGAAAATATTCTAAATACCGCAGTTTACCACTAATAGCAGTAACTTCTAGAACAAGTAAAACAGATCGTTTAAGAGGGGTTGAAGTAGGTATGACAGAATACATTACCAAACCTTATTCTCCAGAATATCTGGAAAATGTGGTTAGAAAAAATTTGAAACTAGGATAA
- the carB gene encoding carbamoyl-phosphate synthase large subunit, translating to MPKRTDIKNILLIGSGPIVIGQACEFDYSGTQAVKTLKELGYRVVLINSNPATIMTDPEFADATYIEPITKESILSIIKKEKIDAILPTMGGQVALNVAMEVYKSGCLDNVKFLGANPEAIKKGEDRQIFKECMKKIGMDLPKSMYAYNYDEALKAVDEIGFPLMIRASYTLGGAGSGVVYNMDEFKELANTALSLSPIHEILIEESLLGWKEYEMEVIRDKADNCIIVCSIENLDPMGIHTGDSITVAPALTLTDKEYQIMRNASFAILREIGVDTGGSNVQFAINPKNGRIIVIEMNPRVSRSSALASKATGYPIAKVATLLAVGFSLDEIQNDITGTPASFEPVIDYIVTKIPRFTFEKFPGANTILGTAMKSVGEVMALGRTFKESIQKALCSLERSLSGFDRIKFEDKNDLIFNIRNPSEKRLLYIAQAFREGFSVEELYELCKIDTWFLVQIKEIVDFEEQIDMDILSNKALLRKAKTMGFSDKMIALLVNLKDNLELSQNDIYYARMKQKIIAEFSEVDTCAGEFEALTPYFYSSINVSELTQSKHETKDKKEKKVMIIGGGPNRIGQGIEFDYACVHACFALKDMGIKTIMYNCNPETVSTDYDTSDVLYFEPIDFEHLRAVIEREKPDGVIVHFGGQTPLKFAKRLSAFGAKIIGTSARVIDMAEDRKKFAEFITTLGINQPKNSTATSVEEAILKASDIGYPVLVRPSYVLGGRAMRVVNNELELRFYMQEAVDVSDKSPVLIDQFLDNATEIDVDAISDGKDVYVAGIMEHIQEAGIHSGDSACSLPPCNIDDKIQELITQKTADIALNLGVIGLLNIQFALYDNELYMIEVNPRASRTVPFVSKATGIPLAKVATRVMWQGNLKEALKFYDTFKIVNFDHKILRPKISKYISVKEAVFPFSKLSGSYLELGPEMRSTGEIMGISKDFANSYAKSQIASFNHLPEKGVVFISLREKDKKYAKKLANEYFKLGFKFMATSGTRKEIIESGFECELVHKISEGRPNVEDRLKNGEIQLVINTSDSHSFKGDTKKIRENIIRFKIPYFTNLRSALAGAKSIKAIQGKNYLEVKSLQEWLKSD from the coding sequence ATGCCAAAACGAACAGATATTAAAAATATTTTACTTATAGGAAGTGGTCCTATTGTTATAGGGCAAGCTTGTGAGTTTGATTATTCAGGTACTCAAGCGGTTAAAACTTTAAAAGAATTAGGATATCGTGTAGTGCTTATTAATTCAAATCCAGCAACTATTATGACAGATCCTGAATTTGCTGATGCTACTTATATAGAACCTATTACAAAAGAAAGTATTTTAAGTATTATTAAAAAAGAAAAAATTGATGCTATTTTACCAACTATGGGTGGACAAGTAGCTTTAAATGTTGCTATGGAAGTTTATAAAAGCGGTTGTTTGGATAATGTGAAATTTTTAGGGGCAAATCCTGAGGCTATTAAAAAGGGTGAAGATCGTCAAATTTTTAAAGAATGTATGAAAAAAATTGGCATGGATTTACCAAAATCTATGTATGCGTATAATTATGATGAAGCCTTAAAAGCAGTGGATGAAATTGGTTTTCCTTTAATGATTCGTGCTTCTTATACTTTAGGAGGTGCTGGAAGTGGTGTAGTATATAATATGGATGAATTTAAAGAGCTTGCTAATACTGCTTTATCTTTATCTCCTATTCACGAGATTTTAATTGAAGAAAGTTTGCTAGGTTGGAAAGAATATGAAATGGAGGTTATACGTGATAAAGCAGATAATTGTATTATTGTTTGTAGTATAGAAAATCTTGATCCTATGGGTATTCATACGGGTGATAGTATTACAGTAGCTCCTGCTTTAACTTTAACAGACAAAGAATATCAAATTATGCGTAATGCATCTTTTGCTATCTTGCGTGAAATTGGTGTAGATACAGGCGGGAGCAATGTACAATTTGCTATTAATCCAAAAAATGGTAGAATCATAGTTATAGAAATGAATCCAAGGGTTTCAAGATCAAGTGCTTTGGCAAGTAAGGCTACAGGTTATCCTATTGCAAAAGTAGCTACACTTTTAGCAGTGGGTTTTAGTTTAGATGAAATACAAAATGATATTACAGGGACTCCTGCTAGTTTTGAACCTGTGATTGATTATATTGTTACTAAAATTCCTCGTTTTACTTTTGAAAAATTTCCAGGAGCTAATACTATTTTAGGTACTGCTATGAAAAGTGTAGGAGAAGTGATGGCTTTAGGACGTACTTTTAAAGAGAGTATACAAAAAGCTCTTTGTTCTTTAGAGCGTTCTTTAAGCGGTTTTGATAGAATAAAATTTGAAGATAAAAATGATCTTATTTTTAATATTCGCAATCCCAGTGAAAAACGCTTGCTTTATATAGCACAAGCTTTTAGAGAGGGGTTTAGTGTAGAAGAACTTTATGAGCTCTGTAAAATAGATACTTGGTTTTTGGTTCAAATTAAAGAAATTGTTGATTTTGAAGAACAAATTGATATGGATATTTTAAGCAATAAAGCTCTTTTAAGAAAAGCAAAAACTATGGGTTTTTCAGATAAAATGATTGCCTTGCTTGTTAATTTAAAAGACAATTTAGAGCTTAGTCAAAATGATATTTATTATGCAAGAATGAAACAAAAAATTATAGCTGAATTTAGTGAGGTAGACACTTGTGCAGGAGAATTTGAAGCTTTAACCCCTTATTTTTATTCTAGTATAAATGTAAGCGAGTTAACCCAGAGTAAACATGAAACTAAGGACAAAAAAGAAAAAAAAGTGATGATTATAGGTGGAGGACCAAACCGTATAGGACAAGGTATAGAATTTGATTATGCTTGTGTACATGCTTGCTTTGCTCTTAAGGATATGGGTATTAAAACTATTATGTATAATTGTAATCCTGAAACAGTTTCTACTGATTATGATACAAGTGATGTTTTGTATTTTGAACCTATAGATTTTGAACATTTAAGAGCTGTGATTGAGCGTGAAAAACCTGATGGGGTGATTGTTCATTTTGGTGGGCAAACCCCTTTAAAATTTGCTAAGCGTTTAAGTGCTTTTGGAGCTAAGATTATAGGTACAAGTGCAAGGGTGATTGATATGGCAGAAGATAGGAAAAAATTTGCTGAATTTATCACAACATTAGGCATTAATCAGCCAAAAAATTCTACTGCAACAAGTGTAGAAGAAGCAATACTTAAAGCAAGTGATATAGGTTATCCTGTCTTGGTGCGTCCAAGTTATGTTTTAGGTGGGCGTGCTATGCGTGTGGTTAATAATGAGCTTGAACTTAGGTTTTATATGCAAGAAGCTGTTGATGTTAGCGATAAAAGTCCTGTATTAATAGATCAATTTTTAGATAATGCTACAGAAATTGATGTGGATGCTATAAGTGATGGTAAAGATGTTTATGTAGCAGGAATTATGGAGCATATACAAGAAGCTGGAATCCATTCAGGTGATAGCGCTTGTTCTTTACCTCCTTGTAATATTGATGATAAAATACAAGAATTAATTACACAAAAAACTGCTGATATTGCTTTAAATTTAGGTGTAATAGGACTTTTAAATATACAATTTGCTTTATATGATAATGAGCTTTATATGATAGAGGTTAATCCTAGGGCAAGTAGAACTGTACCTTTTGTAAGTAAAGCTACAGGTATTCCTTTGGCAAAAGTTGCAACACGTGTGATGTGGCAAGGCAATTTAAAAGAAGCTTTAAAATTTTACGATACTTTTAAAATAGTAAATTTTGATCATAAAATTTTGCGTCCTAAAATTTCAAAATACATTAGTGTGAAAGAAGCAGTTTTTCCTTTTTCAAAACTTAGTGGTAGTTATTTAGAATTAGGTCCTGAGATGCGTTCAACTGGTGAAATTATGGGAATAAGTAAGGATTTTGCAAATTCTTATGCTAAAAGTCAAATTGCATCTTTTAATCATTTGCCTGAAAAAGGTGTGGTATTTATTTCTTTAAGAGAAAAAGATAAAAAATATGCTAAAAAGCTTGCTAATGAATATTTTAAACTAGGTTTTAAATTTATGGCAACTAGTGGAACCCGTAAGGAAATTATAGAGAGTGGTTTTGAGTGTGAATTGGTGCATAAAATTTCAGAAGGACGTCCAAATGTTGAAGATAGGCTTAAAAATGGAGAAATTCAATTAGTGATTAATACAAGCGATAGTCATAGTTTTAAAGGCGATACAAAAAAAATTCGTGAAAATATTATACGTTTTAAAATCCCTTATTTTACCAATTTGCGTTCAGCTTTAGCAGGTGCAAAATCAATTAAAGCCATACAAGGTAAAAATTATTTGGAGGTAAAAAGCTTACAAGAATGGCTTAAATCTGATTAA
- a CDS encoding chemotaxis protein CheW, with product MSNEKLEQILQKQQAQITGPDIDQKEDDIIQLVGFVVGDEEYAIPILNIQEIIKPIEYTRVPSVPDYVLGVFNMRGNVMPLIDLAQRFHLGSSKMTPQTRYIVLRGEANGTGVGGNAGFVIDRLTEAIKIHRNRIDPPPETLVKDKGMIYGIGKRDDNILTILKVEALLKREF from the coding sequence ATGAGTAATGAAAAATTAGAACAAATTTTACAAAAACAACAAGCTCAAATAACTGGTCCTGATATTGATCAAAAAGAAGATGATATCATCCAACTTGTAGGTTTTGTAGTTGGGGATGAAGAATACGCTATTCCTATTCTTAACATACAAGAAATCATCAAACCTATTGAATATACTAGAGTCCCTAGTGTACCTGATTATGTTTTAGGTGTTTTTAATATGCGTGGTAATGTTATGCCTCTTATTGATTTAGCCCAACGCTTTCATTTGGGAAGTTCTAAAATGACACCTCAAACAAGATACATTGTTTTAAGAGGAGAGGCCAATGGCACAGGGGTTGGAGGAAATGCTGGTTTTGTCATAGACAGGCTAACAGAAGCTATTAAAATTCATAGAAATAGAATCGATCCACCGCCTGAAACTTTAGTTAAGGATAAAGGCATGATCTATGGCATAGGTAAAAGGGATGATAATATACTTACCATATTAAAGGTAGAAGCTTTACTTAAACGTGAATTTTAA